Part of the Nostoc sp. ATCC 53789 genome, TGTACGCCTCTGCTAGTATCTTTTGCAGGGTTAGGGAACGAAATAAGTTTTGAGTTGTAAAATTCTTGGTTTGAAAAAGCAATTAAGCTTTCGTCTTGGCTACGATAATGCCAACTTAAAGTACGAGTGAGCATAATTGATAATTTAGAACACTCATCTAGCAAATTTTCATAAATCTCTTCCTCTTCATCGTCGCTATCATCGGCTGCTGCACTTTCAAAGTAAGCCGTAGGCGGTAACTGCTTGTTATCGCCAACAACAATTAGCTGCTTTGCTCGCATAATAGACGATACTGCATTTTCAGTACGAACTTGAGAAGCTTCGTCAAAGATAACAACATCAAACTCCACTGCGTCTGCATCTACATATTGACAAACCCCTAAAGGACTCATCAGCCAACATGGTTTAAGAGTAGTAACAATTTGAGCATTCTTCTTGATAAATTGACGAATTTTTTGTTGTCTACTTTTCTTTGTAATTTCCCGTTTGAGATTGCTTACTTGTTCCTGTGCTTCTGGCTGCTTTAACCAATCTTGCCAACGTTGTACATGGAGTTTTCCTAACCGTTCTATTGCAACCTCATACTGTTGTTTATCTTTTTCTGAAAATTCATTTATTCTCTGTTCGTGTAAATTCTGGTTAAATTTTCGCAACTCGGAATTATCATCATGTATGTGTCGCAGCCAATTTTCATAAAAGCCTTTCCGTAAAACCGAATACCACTTATCTGGTGAAATGTCGGTGTCTCGTAGTTTAGCTAGAAATTCCTCTGTGCCAATAGCTTCTAATTTATGTACAATTTCTTGACAGTCCAACCACTGTTGGAATAAATCAAGCTCATCATAGACTTGTCTTCGGAAATCTTCAATCTCATTTAGAGGTTTTCTCTTCAATACATCTAGTGCTGTTAGTCTTTCTTTGGGGAAGTGTTTGTTTAAGAATTTGCAGCCTTCTTGAATTTGATCTAAAGATACTTCCAAAGACTTTAATGATTCTCCTAATTGTTCATAATTTTCTCTTGAAGTAATAACTGTGACTACTTTTTCTTTATCTAATAGACGATTTTTATTGAGTTTTTCCAACCATTCAAGACCTTGCTGAATACTGTGTAAATTTGTCATTTCTTTCTCGAAAGAAGAACCAAAAGCTTCACGTGCTTGGTAGTTACGGTCTTGTAATTTAATTAAAATATTTTGGCGCTCAATCGCATTTTCAATATCTCTCATTAACTCTTGCTCATAAATGCGCTTGCGGTCTTGTCGAAGAGCAATTAGACGTTGACGTTCGCGCCTCTTATCATATAGCCATTTTAAATAAGCTGGTTTAAAAAAGCGAAATATTCCCGTAAATCTTTTTGCAAAGATTTCCCTGATTTTTAATAAATCGAAAGTGAAAAAATCTCGCACATACTTACAATTGAGATCGGAATTAATTGATTGATAATCCCTAATATCTTTTTCTAAGTTTAAATACAACTGCGACAAATCATCTAAATTTGTTGACAATGACCAATTTTCAATATTTGATGGAGCATTAAAGATATGATTTACTGCTGGTTGTAACTGTTCTAAATCATACAAAGTTTCGATTGTTTCGTTGATATTTAGTAGTTGTATCAATGAAGATACAGTATTCTGAGCCAGTTTTATGCCGGAGCTAAGATTGTCAAGATTTACACGCAAATCTTGATTTATGGCAGATGACCAAGGATATTTTACGGGACTACTTGACCATAGAGTTTTTTGTCTACCCCGGAATATAGCCTCAAATTGACCAAGTTCTTCTAGTAATTTTTTCGCATCAAACAATTTAGTTTCTGGCCAATCTTGCAAATTAGAAAGATTAAACTCTAGTTGAGGAATGTCTTCTTTTTCCAACCTACGAATTTCGCCATACAAGTTAAAAGCAGACTTCTTGAGTGGTTCCTTCTTGTCATGTAGACCTTTTACATGATCGTTGAGGACTTTTCGATAGTCGCGTAAAGGTTTAAATAAGGTTTCCAAATCTAGCTGTTGTGCTTCGTTACTTTCTGAAATGTCATTGTAAGTTTGTACTAGCTGATTGAAGAAATCTTTGGCTTTTTTTGTAACTTCATGATGTAAATTTAGACAGAGATTTTCTAATTTACTTTCTTTTAGTCGTTTAAAAACAACTTCTAAAGCAGTTTGCTTTTCAGCAACTACAAGGACTTTTTTATTTTGACCGATTAACTCAGTGATGATGTTAACAATAGTTTGGCTTTTTCCTGTACCTGGAGGCCCCTGTACAACACAATTAGACCCTGCCTTGACAGCTTCAATAACTACTTGCTGGCTGGAGTCTGCATCACGTATCTGATAAATTAATGAAGGGTCTATTTGATCAAGCTCTTTTTCTTGAAGAATAGAGGTATTGTTGACATTCCCAGATGTTCTGCCTAAAGCTAGCTCTTGCAGTATGGGATGATTTGCTATCTTTTCATGATTTTGTTCCAGGTCTTGAATCATTGCTGCTTTTGCATCTGGAAACAAAGTAATATGCGCTGTTTCTTTTATTTCCCAGTCAGGTTGTTTAGCAGCAATCGCACTACGAACTTCATTGAAAAAATCTTCATAGCTCAATTCTTTAACCCTATCACTGTCAGGCAGTGTTATACCATAATCCCGTAACCTGTTGACTAAAGTAAAGTTAACAGTAATATCATCATCTATAGGGTGAAGAGTAAATTCTAATGACTTTCTACCTATTTTTTCTAATCTCACTGGAATAAGCAGAATAGGAGAAACATATTTTTCATGAGTATTTTCGGGATTAAACCATGTTATGGCATTAATAACTAAAAAAAGACTATTAAAACCCTTCTCTTCAATGGTTGATTTAGCCTCTTTACGAAGTTCATCTAGAAGCTTTAACGGGTCTTCATCAGTCTGCTTAGGTTCTAGTTCACTAATTGGTAATGATTCAGGCTCATCTCCTGTAAAATGACCATATAAAAATGAAGAATCTCTTAAAAGAGGAACTAATCTGTTTTGATTTTGGCGTAAATCAACTAATGGATTTTTGTTGGATTCACCAATCAGCTTTTTCTTCCAATAATTGATTTTGTCTTCGATTTTCTGAGGTTCCGAAATACTCATTCGCTTTTAATTACAGTGCTGTACAGCAATTAACTTCTGTTTTAATACTTTTATTATAAGTAATATTTCTGATATATATTATCATTTGTTACAATTTGCTGATATAAGGGTTGTCGTTTGTTTGGACTACACCTTAGAAAAATCTCAATGTAACGACGTTACATATTATTGAAACGTAAAATGCCGTAGGCGATATTATGATTGGCATGGGCAATTTAACATCAAATAGCCAGTTAATACTTGAGATAAATGTATGATTAAAATTCTCCACCTTTCCGACATCCACATGGGAAGCGGCTTCTCCCACGGACGAATTAATCCCGCGACTGGATTAAATACACGATTAGAGGATTTTGTCAATACATTATCTAAATGTATTGACCGAGCGCTGACAGATGCCGTCGATATGGTGATATTTGGTGGTGATGCTTTCCCGGATGCTACACCCCCGCCTTATGTACAACAAGCTTTTGCCAGCCAATTTCGCCGTCTTATGGATGCCAATATTCCAACAGTATTGTTGGTAGGCAACCACGACCAACACTCCCAAGGACAGGGAGGAGCGAGTTTAAATATTTACCGCACTTTGGGAGTGCCAGGATTTGTTGTTGGTGATACATTAACTACTCACTGCATCGAAACCCGCAATGGGAAAGTGCAAGTAATTACCCTCCCTTGGTTGACTCGTTCTACCCTGATGACTCGCCAAGAGACTGAAGGTTCGTCTTTGGCAGAAGTCAACGAACTGTTAACGGAACGTCTGCGGGTTGTTTTAGAAGGGGAAATTCGCCGTCTTGACCCCGATGTGCCAACTATCCTTTTGGCTCATTTGATGTCTGACAATGCTACCTTGGGCGCAGAACGCTTTTTGGCAGTAGGTAAAGGCTTTACTCTACCCCTATCTTTGCTGACGCGACCTTGTTTTGATTATGTAGCGTTGGGACACGTCCACCGCCACCAGAACCTCAATAAATCCAACAACCCGCCGGTGATTTATCCGGGAAGTATTGAGCGGGTAGATTTTAGTGAAGAAAAAGAAGACAAAGGCTATGTAATGCTGGAACTTGAGCGGGGGAGCGCTGAATGGGAATTTTGTCCATTAACAGTTCGAACTTTCCGCACCATTGAGGTGGATATCTCGAAAGCAGATGAGCCGCAAGCGGTGTTAATAAAAGCGATCGCTAAGTATGATATTCAAGATGCTGTAGTGCGGCTAATTTATAAACTCCGCTCCGAACAGATGGATTTAATTGACAGTTCCTCTCTACATACTGCTTTAAGTCCGGCTCATACCTATACCATTCAAGCAGAATTAGTAAGTCAACTAGCCAGACCCCGGATTCCTGAATTGAGTGCAAGTAGCAGCATCGACCCAATGGAAGCCTTGAAAACTTACTTGAACAACCGCGAAGACCTCAAAGACATAGCAACATCAATGCTGGATGCTGCACAGAAGTTGCTAGCGGATGATGTGGAAATCTGGCTAGAAGCAGCAACTAGCGAGTAGGATAGATGCCAATTACATATTCATGTTTTAAGGGTAGCGATCGCATGATTATATTTTCTCACTGTAGGGGCGATCGCTCTTTCAATAATGAGAGAATATAATATAATCTCAGGAAAGTTCATGATGAAGCGAGAATTTAATGTAATTATTGAACAAGATGCAGACGGCTACTTTGTTGCTTCCGTCCCAAATCTTCCTGGCTGTCATACGCAAGCCAAAACTTTAGATGAGTTGATGGAGCGTATTAGAGAAGCGATTGAACTTTGTTTAGAATTTGAGGAAGAACAGCAAGATTCACTGGACTTCATTGGTATTCAGCGAGTCGCAGTTGAGATATGAGTCAATTCCCAAGCGTCACAGGAAGGGAAGTTATTGCAGCCCTTAGCAAAGTCGATTTTGAATTGGCTAGAGTACGTGGTAGTCATCAATATTATAATACACAGCGATGGGCGCAGGACAGTAGTTCCTGTACATTCAGGTGAAACAATTGGTCGTGGTTTACTGGCACAAATATTACGCGATTGCCAAATAACTCGTGAAGAATTTAGGGAATTGTTGTAAGTATTAATAGCTATTTGTGATCGGCAAATCAGGTAAAGGTGGGCATTACTCTGATTTTCTACAACACATTACCATATTTTGCTAGGCAATGCCAACTCTACCAGCGCTTGCCTGACTTTACAATATTTAGGATAGGGATTTTCTATATAAAATGAAAAGTCAACTACTAAATGGGGTTCTTCTACAAGGTGCTAGAACCCTTTGATGAATTTTCCCATATAGGCTAGGATAATCCATCAATTAAAGGAAAAACTTCAAACCCGCTTAATCGCGCTGTAACACGAAAGTCACCCAAATTTATATTTTTGGGCAGATTATTGAGGAGTTTGCTACTCTACTATCAACTATTGTTTTTCTTCTAGCTAGAGGAAATTTTTGACTTAGTAAAAAAAGTTATCGAGCCTTGAATAAGCTACTCTTTACAGGTAAATCTTTTCGTTTTATGGCTTTTGTCTTACCACTAATTATCTGGTGGGGATACAAAGAAGTACAAAACCAATTTGTACAGCCGCAAGCAGTTGTAGTGTTGGGTGGTTCAACGAGACGTTTAGAGCGAGAGAAGTTTACGGCCGAATTTGTTCGCCAGCATCCAAATATACCAATTTGGATTACTGGAGGTAGTCCACCTAGATTCACCCAACGAGTCTTTACCAAAGCTGGTGTTGATCCCAAGCGTTTACACCTGGATTATGAAGCCGTAGATACAGTTACTAATTTTACTACGTTAGTAGATGATTTGCAAGCTCGTGGTATCAAGAGCGTTTATTTGATTACTTCAGACTTCCACATGCGCCGAGCTTGTGTCATCGGCGAAATTATTTTGGGTAGTCGAGGTATTTATTTAAAACCAGTGCCAGTCCCTTCAGAAAAACCCCCTGAATCTATCGAAAAATCTATCCGCGATGGAGCCAGAGCCATACTTTGGATAGCAACTGGTTACACTGGTGTGGATGCAGCTAAAAATAAACGGTAAATCATCAGTGATAATTTGCATCATCTTGATGTAACTCAAGATAGGTAAATTAAGAGCATTAATACCAATAATCGTGATAACAACTAAGTAATAATAGACACATGAAACCACAGCGATCGCAAAACTAGCGCAACATTAACCCTCAAACAACACAATAGAAAAACCAATTAACTGTTTTTGCTCATTTGGTTGCTTAGTTAATACTTTGCGTCCATCAAAGTTTTGAGTGGTAACTTGCGTAAATGGAATTTATCTGTGTAGCTCAGGGAAAAAAACGCCCCAACTTATCTCACAATTTGATACCCTAGCTTAAACAGATTTGAATAAAAGTTAAAGCGTGGAAATTCAACTTGGGCGGGGAAAAACAGCTCGCAGAGCTTACGGAATAGATGAAATTGCTCTAGTTCCTGGTAACAGAACACTAGATCCCAGTTTGGCAGATACTAAGTGGCGTATTGGCAATATTGAGCGAGAAATTCCGATAATTGCCAGTGCTATGGATGGTGTAGTAGATGTTCGCATGGCTGTACGTTTGTCACAGTTGGGAGCATTAGGTGTCCTCAATTTAGAGGGGATTCACACTCGCTATGTTGACCCAGAGCCAATATTAGATCGGATTGCCTCTGTAGGGAAAGATGAATTTGTTGCCCTGATGCAAGAACTCTATGCCGAACCAATAAAGCCGGAATTAATTGAAAAACGTATTCAGGAAATTAAACAACAAGGTGGCATTGCGGCGGTAAGCGCAACTCCAGCCGGTGCAAGTAAATACGGTGAGGCGGTAGCAAAAGCTGGGGCCGATTTATTTTTTGTTCAAGCTACAGTAGTCTCTACTGCACATCTGTCACCAGAGTCTGTAATACCACTTGATTTAGCAGAATTTTGCCGTTCTATGCCCATCCCTGTGGTATTGGGCAATTGCGTGACTTACGACGTGACGTTGAATTTGTTGAAAGCTGGGGCGGCTGGCGTACTTGTGGGAATTGGCCCCGGTGCTGCTTGTACATCCCGTGGGGTGTTGGGTGTGGGTGTGCCACAGGCAACTGCGATCGCAGATTGTGCAGCAGCACGAGATGATTACTACAAGGAAACTGGTAACTATATTCCCATTATTGCTGATGGCGGTTTAATCACCGGTGGCGATATTTGTAAATGCATCGCCTGTGGTGCTGATGGTGTGATGATTGGTTCACCCTTTGCGAGAGCCGCAGAAGCCCCAGGACGGGGTTATCATTGGGGTATGGCAACTCCCAGCCCAGTTTTGCCTCGTGGTACCCGCATTCGCGTTGCCACCACTGGTAGCCTAGAGCAAATACTCATTGGCCCAGCCGGACTAGATGATGGCACTCACAATCTTTTAGGAGCCTTAAAGACGAGCATGGGCACTTTAGGAGCCAAAAATATTAAAGAAATGCAGCAAGTGGAAGTTGTAATTGCCCCTTCCCTATTAACCGAGGGTAAAGTTTACCAAAAAGCTCAACAATTAGGTATGGGTAAGTGAAGGGTACAGGGTACAGGTTATAGGGTACAGGGTACAGGTTATAGGGTACAGATTATTCTCTGTCACCTGTCACCTGTCACCTAATCCCAATTCTTCAATAAATTTTTCCAGCCCCCTAAACAATTGCTGGAAAAATCCGATATGTCGCCTACAATAGAGATAGCGGAGACGAATGTTTCCGTTCACTCCTCACACCACACTCCGCCCGGACTACTGTTCGGGCGGTTCCTTATGTTTGTAAATAAATTCGAGAGCTTCTTTGCAAATGTACATCCTTAGACTCCCAAGCTGATGTTTTTGCTATGGTAGAATTTTCACCAAGTTCAGATATTATTGGCGAAGGTTTTAGGCATGTCAACAGCCGCACAAGTTACCGATTCTAGTTTCAAGCAAGAAGTACTCGACAGCGATGTACCCGTTTTAGTTGACTTTTGGGCACCCTGGTGCGGACCATGCCGTATGGTAGCTCCTGTTGTCGATGAAATCTCCGAACAGTACAAAGGTCAAATCAAAGTCGTCAAAGTCAACACGGATGAAAATCCTCAAGTTGCTAGTCAGTACGGCATCCGCAGTATTCCTACGTTAATGATTTTTAAAGATGGACAAAAAGTAGATATGGTGGTAGGTGCTGTACCTAAAAGTACATTAGCTTCCACTTTAGAAAAGTATCTTTGAAACTCAATTGGTAACAAAGTCCCTTTGAGTTATCAATGTTTTTGTAGCTTTAGGTTAATTTTTACAAACAAGTTTGAGAGGCGCGAATTTCTCGTTTTTCAAACTTGTTTACATTTGTATACAATCTAAGAATATTTTTAAGAGTTTTCTAGCTCAAAAATAATTCTCTAATTCCCGTACTACCAATTTCCACTGCTAGCGCCGCCAACAGAAAACCCAAAAGCTGAGTCACAATCACTCCACCTTCTGCACCAATCCACTGGTCAATCAGATTTGTTAAACGCAAAATCAACCAAGTGATAAACATTGCCCCTAAGATACCCACCGCCACAGCAATATGTGGACTTTGTGATTTCGAGATCAGCAACATCACCGTTGTCAAAGTCCCCGACCCCGCTAGCAGTGGTAAAGCTAGTGGAGTAATTACGACATCGTGTCCTTCTTCAATAATTGGCTGATTCTAATTCTCCCCGCAGCATTTGCAAAGCAATTAACAGCAACAATACACTTCCTGCTACTCGCAAAGAGCCGATACTAATTTCCAAATAATTTAAAATTACTTGCCCTGCAAAGGCAAATAGCAAAAGAACTGCGATCGCAACGATAATTGCTTTATCTATAACTTTATTTCTTTGGTCTGGCATCATGCCCTTGGTCAAAACTAAAACAATTGGTATATTGCCCACAGCATCTGCTAGGACAAACACAGCGATAAATGTTTGAACGAGAATAGAAATATCCACAGCAGGTAACTTTATATCAGGGTTTGATCATAAATTAATGCCAATCTTACTCAGTTTGCCAGAACCTAGAGGAAGATTAAAATCAGCAATAAAATAAGTCTGTTAAAGAAAATCTGGTTCATCCGTTACTTTTATGGAGAATTAATAGAAAAGTGCCAGTTTAATAAGGGACTTCCAGAGAATAAAATATACAGTCAATAAAAATGATAATCATTTTAAGGGGGAGAAAGGGGTTGCCAACGGCAACCCCTTTCTCCCTCAATAAATAGGCAAGATAAATGTCTGCACAAAGAGAGTTCTTAAATGCAGTGAGCTGAATTGCTATCGACTATTTTTGCGCTTTTAACTTTTTGAAAATTACGTTACTCCACAACAGATATCAATAAACCACTTACCTAAATTTGGTAAATTATCTTCGGTAAAATTAGTCAAACGTTCAATCTTATTTTCAATTTCTTGCATAGCTTTTTTAGTTAGACGGACTCCGCTAGAGTAAGTCTGAGTAACTAACTTAACAACTGGACTTTTACCATTCCACGTCATAGTCTTAGCAAAATTTAATGCAGTTTCCACATCGTCTAAAATACTGCCATTCCAATGATTCTCCAAAACAGCCCAAGTTCTTTCAATTGGATTATATTTACTGTGATAGGGAGGGTAATAAGCTAAACGTATATTTAATTTGTATGATTGAGCAAATTCAACTATACGTTTCATAAACTGAGTACGTCGAGAACTATTTTCTCCTCCATTATCTTGATTAATAAGTAAAGTTTTTATTTCCGAAAATCGCCAGCTTTCTGATTTCCAAAAATCCCCTAAAATGTCAACGATAAAATCGCTAGTTACTTTGGATTCTGTAAAATACAAAAATAGCTCGTCAAGGTCTGGAAGAAAGATACCATAAGGAGCTACAGTTGTTTTTGGTTTGAAGTCGTGGTCATCAGTTTCTGTTGGTACTCGATTTCTACCACCACGATCAAAGGAGCCGATATTTACGCGAGCTTTCGCATCCAAGCTTAAACGTAAAATAGTTGGGTCATCTGAAGCTTCTTGGTGAACTATAGCTAATTGCTCAAAGATTGCATCAGTTTCGGGAATTTTTTTTGAGGTTGAATTTTGGCAACCCTCTTGAGGCGATACCCTAAATCATTTAACTTGACACGAATTGTTTCTGAAGTTGGTAATTCTTCTTCAGCATAACCAAATTTTTCAATTAATTGATGTCTTACAACAGATGCGCCCAGTCGGGTATAGAGTCTTTGACTTTTAAAAGTCGGGTCTATTTGACTTTGAGAATCGACTAGTTTTTTGATATCTTCTAAAAGAGTTGGTAGGTGTTCTTCTGCTTTTTTTCTTCCTCTACCTTGATAATTATCCACACAAGTGATACCACTATTTAATTCTTTAATTCCTTTACCAATAGTTACACGGTTCCATCCTAACTCTCGCTCTGCTATAGACTTTCCTCCGTGTCCTAATGCCACAACTGTTTGTGCAATGAACCTACGTTTAGCTGCTCCCTTTAATTGATGTGCGGTTTCCTTCAATAACTTTTTCAATGAATCTGTTAATTGTATTGACACCTCAAACATCCCAAAATCGAATCATCATTCAATTTACTACAACTTGGGGTGGGAGAGGCTGCCAACGGCAGCCTCTCCCACCCCCCTAACAATGATTATCATTTTTATTATCTGTATATTTTATTTTCTGGAAGTCCCTAAACTGCGTAATCGAAAATTGCTAAAATTCCGAAAGCCATACCCAAGTCTTTTAATTAACTTGAGTTTATTATTAATTCCTTCTACAGTACCACTGGTAGTTCTGCCATCAAAATAACCGACTATTTCCCCAAACCATCTCACCATTGTCCCTAGACTTTTCGGAAAGTATGAACGTGCATCATACATCCAATCTAATAATTGTGTTATGCTATCTCCCCAAGATTTAGTGGTTTCAAATATCTGGCGGAATTGTTCTTTAAGTGCGTGCATTTTAGCCAGAGTCGGCGACACCTCTAACACGGAGTTTAATTTTGATTTTTGCTTTTCGTTTAAAGAATCTTCATTTTTAATTAAACTATATTTGCTTTTAGTTAATGCCTCTAGTTGGCGAGATTTTTCGGATTTATCTTCTAACGACATTGCTGCTTTCTTCTCAGTTTTACGCATCCGATCTAATTCATCATTTACTTGTTTCATCACATGAAAACTGTCAGCAGTTATGTTAGCATTTGGCATTAAATCTTCTACTAAGCTTTTATAAGGCGACCAGAGATCAATACTCACTTCAACAAGCATGATTAAGTACTTCAAATCCCCAGCCAGCAATTACTTCACGGATATCTTCTATTCGTCGTGATTGCACTATTTCAATTGGCTTATGAGTATCTAAATCCACTAATACTGCTAAGTAGTTTCCTTGACCTTTAACTAAAGCTATTTCATCTATACCTAACTTTTTTACCTGGCTTAGATTAATATTTAATATTTGTGAAGCTTGCTTTTTTAACATTGATTCTACTTCTTCATCACTCAATCCATTCCTTTCGGCAACACTATGAATATTACTATTTAATACTTGTTGTACTATGTCTGTTGCTAATCTTTTTGTATATCCTTTACTTTTATCTACAAAATCCAATTTCTCACTAAAGACTTTTTTACATTTATGACATTTGAACTGGCGACGATTTATTTTTAAGAGTACTGGCTTTTTACTCCAAGATAAATCATGAATCATCCGCCAATGATTTTGATGTATACTCTGAGTATTTTGCCCACAAGATGGGCAAGTCGAATAGTTAACGCTTTTTTCTATCGTTATAATTATTTCTTCCCCTTCAATTTCTTGAAAATCTAATACTTTCATATCGGGCAGATTCAGGATTTGCTCTACAGTAAATTTCATAGCGATACCTACGGCACACTGCGTGAAAGCCTTAATTTTTACTGTGTTATAGTATAAATCATGCTATTTGGATTATTTCAGTATACGTGAAACTGCTACAATGCTTACACAGTCTATGTTTTAAGGATAAATATCATTAAAATGTAGTTAATAAAATTTACTAAAATTTAGTAACCACCATAAAAGCACCGGAAGAACCGAAAATCTTGGCTGAAGTATTTCTAATTAAGTTCCATATATGTTGAAGTAGCGATATATTTTGATAATCTATCTTCCATAAATCAACTGTTCGTTGTTGAATCTATGAAGTCTTATTTAGCCGCCGCTATTCAATTGACAAGTGTGCCCGATCTACACAAAAATTTGGCTCAGGCAGAAGAATTAATAGAGCTTGCCGTGCGTCAAGGCGCTGAATTGGTTGGCTTGCCAGAAAACTTTTCCTATATGGGCGAAGAAAAAGATAAACTCGCGCAAGGCGATGCGATCGCTCTTGAAAGTGAAAAATTTCTCAAAAAAATGGCCCAACGCTTTCAAGTTACGATCTTGGGCGGCAGCTTTCCACTTCCTGTAGACAATACAGGCAAAGTTTATAACACCACTCTACTTATCGATCCAAGCGG contains:
- a CDS encoding YdcF family protein, which encodes MAFVLPLIIWWGYKEVQNQFVQPQAVVVLGGSTRRLEREKFTAEFVRQHPNIPIWITGGSPPRFTQRVFTKAGVDPKRLHLDYEAVDTVTNFTTLVDDLQARGIKSVYLITSDFHMRRACVIGEIILGSRGIYLKPVPVPSEKPPESIEKSIRDGARAILWIATGYTGVDAAKNKR
- a CDS encoding ISAzo13 family transposase (programmed frameshift), which encodes MQLTDSLKKLLKETAHQLKGAAKRRFIAQTVVALGHGGKSIAERELGWNRVTIGKGIKELNSGITCVDNYQGRGRKKAEEHLPTLLEDIKKLVDSQSQIDPTFKSQRLYTRLGASVVRHQLIEKFGYAEEELPTSETIRVKLNDLGYRLKRVAKIQPQKKFPETDAIFEQLAIVHQEASDDPTILRLSLDAKARVNIGSFDRGGRNRVPTETDDHDFKPKTTVAPYGIFLPDLDELFLYFTESKVTSDFIVDILGDFWKSESWRFSEIKTLLINQDNGGENSSRRTQFMKRIVEFAQSYKLNIRLAYYPPYHSKYNPIERTWAVLENHWNGSILDDVETALNFAKTMTWNGKSPVVKLVTQTYSSGVRLTKKAMQEIENKIERLTNFTEDNLPNLGKWFIDICCGVT
- a CDS encoding type II toxin-antitoxin system HicA family toxin translates to MVVINIIIHSDGRRTVVPVHSGETIGRGLLAQILRDCQITREEFRELL
- a CDS encoding AAA domain-containing protein; the encoded protein is MSISEPQKIEDKINYWKKKLIGESNKNPLVDLRQNQNRLVPLLRDSSFLYGHFTGDEPESLPISELEPKQTDEDPLKLLDELRKEAKSTIEEKGFNSLFLVINAITWFNPENTHEKYVSPILLIPVRLEKIGRKSLEFTLHPIDDDITVNFTLVNRLRDYGITLPDSDRVKELSYEDFFNEVRSAIAAKQPDWEIKETAHITLFPDAKAAMIQDLEQNHEKIANHPILQELALGRTSGNVNNTSILQEKELDQIDPSLIYQIRDADSSQQVVIEAVKAGSNCVVQGPPGTGKSQTIVNIITELIGQNKKVLVVAEKQTALEVVFKRLKESKLENLCLNLHHEVTKKAKDFFNQLVQTYNDISESNEAQQLDLETLFKPLRDYRKVLNDHVKGLHDKKEPLKKSAFNLYGEIRRLEKEDIPQLEFNLSNLQDWPETKLFDAKKLLEELGQFEAIFRGRQKTLWSSSPVKYPWSSAINQDLRVNLDNLSSGIKLAQNTVSSLIQLLNINETIETLYDLEQLQPAVNHIFNAPSNIENWSLSTNLDDLSQLYLNLEKDIRDYQSINSDLNCKYVRDFFTFDLLKIREIFAKRFTGIFRFFKPAYLKWLYDKRRERQRLIALRQDRKRIYEQELMRDIENAIERQNILIKLQDRNYQAREAFGSSFEKEMTNLHSIQQGLEWLEKLNKNRLLDKEKVVTVITSRENYEQLGESLKSLEVSLDQIQEGCKFLNKHFPKERLTALDVLKRKPLNEIEDFRRQVYDELDLFQQWLDCQEIVHKLEAIGTEEFLAKLRDTDISPDKWYSVLRKGFYENWLRHIHDDNSELRKFNQNLHEQRINEFSEKDKQQYEVAIERLGKLHVQRWQDWLKQPEAQEQVSNLKREITKKSRQQKIRQFIKKNAQIVTTLKPCWLMSPLGVCQYVDADAVEFDVVIFDEASQVRTENAVSSIMRAKQLIVVGDNKQLPPTAYFESAAADDSDDEEEEIYENLLDECSKLSIMLTRTLSWHYRSQDESLIAFSNQEFYNSKLISFPNPAKDTSRGVHFHFVKGGIYANRENIREAEEVAKLTVQHYQQNSQQSLGIITSSKQQAKAIKEQLKQISIKHPEIEEFFQENSEKFFVKSIDDVQGDERDVIFLSFGFGFGNKNSGQLNHNFGYFSRKQQDLGRRRLNVAITRARCKFVLVASIDHNNIIAEKGEQAALLKDYFAYVENGGQKLDEKGDDLSRLDLPFEEDVYQVLTERGYVVKKRVGRSAYPIDLVVMDDSKPEKEEYLLGIVCDGETYSKYPTARDRDRLRQEVLEKLGWRIHRIWSREWERNKEEQINRLIEHIENLRNQK
- a CDS encoding exonuclease SbcCD subunit D → MIKILHLSDIHMGSGFSHGRINPATGLNTRLEDFVNTLSKCIDRALTDAVDMVIFGGDAFPDATPPPYVQQAFASQFRRLMDANIPTVLLVGNHDQHSQGQGGASLNIYRTLGVPGFVVGDTLTTHCIETRNGKVQVITLPWLTRSTLMTRQETEGSSLAEVNELLTERLRVVLEGEIRRLDPDVPTILLAHLMSDNATLGAERFLAVGKGFTLPLSLLTRPCFDYVALGHVHRHQNLNKSNNPPVIYPGSIERVDFSEEKEDKGYVMLELERGSAEWEFCPLTVRTFRTIEVDISKADEPQAVLIKAIAKYDIQDAVVRLIYKLRSEQMDLIDSSSLHTALSPAHTYTIQAELVSQLARPRIPELSASSSIDPMEALKTYLNNREDLKDIATSMLDAAQKLLADDVEIWLEAATSE
- a CDS encoding type II toxin-antitoxin system HicB family antitoxin, with product MMKREFNVIIEQDADGYFVASVPNLPGCHTQAKTLDELMERIREAIELCLEFEEEQQDSLDFIGIQRVAVEI
- the trxA gene encoding thioredoxin translates to MSTAAQVTDSSFKQEVLDSDVPVLVDFWAPWCGPCRMVAPVVDEISEQYKGQIKVVKVNTDENPQVASQYGIRSIPTLMIFKDGQKVDMVVGAVPKSTLASTLEKYL
- a CDS encoding GuaB3 family IMP dehydrogenase-related protein, whose amino-acid sequence is MEIQLGRGKTARRAYGIDEIALVPGNRTLDPSLADTKWRIGNIEREIPIIASAMDGVVDVRMAVRLSQLGALGVLNLEGIHTRYVDPEPILDRIASVGKDEFVALMQELYAEPIKPELIEKRIQEIKQQGGIAAVSATPAGASKYGEAVAKAGADLFFVQATVVSTAHLSPESVIPLDLAEFCRSMPIPVVLGNCVTYDVTLNLLKAGAAGVLVGIGPGAACTSRGVLGVGVPQATAIADCAAARDDYYKETGNYIPIIADGGLITGGDICKCIACGADGVMIGSPFARAAEAPGRGYHWGMATPSPVLPRGTRIRVATTGSLEQILIGPAGLDDGTHNLLGALKTSMGTLGAKNIKEMQQVEVVIAPSLLTEGKVYQKAQQLGMGK